A segment of the Candidatus Polarisedimenticolia bacterium genome:
GTGCGCGGCGGGCGCGAGACCATCCTGGGGATCGCCCGCGACCCCCGCATCGGGCCGATGCTGATGTTCGGGCTGGGGGGCATTTTCGTCGAGGTGATGAAGGACGTGGTGTTCCGCATCCTGCCGGTCACCGACGTCGAGGCCCGCGAGATGGTGCGCGGCATCCGCGGGCACCCGGTCCTGGCCGGGGCCCGGGGCGGACCCCCCGCCGACGAAGGGTTCCTGGTCGAGGCTCTCCTGCGCCTCGGCCAGCTGGCGGCCGACCACCCGTCCGTCGAGCAGGTGGACATCAATCCGCTCCTCGCGGGACCCGACAGGGCCTCGTCGTTCGTGGTCGACGCCCGCGTCCGCGTTGCGTTGACCGCGCCTGGTTCTTCCGTGATAATGCGCGGGTGAAAACCCGCTCCACGACCGTGCTGTGCGTGCGCCACCGGGGGAAGGTGGCGATGGGCGCCGACGGGCAGGTCACGCTCGGCTCGACCGTCATGAAGCACGGGGCGCGCAAGATCCGGCGCCTGTACAAAGACAGCATCATCGCCGGGTTCGCCGGCGCGGCGGCGGACGGGTTCGCCCTGTTCACCCGCTTCGAGGCCAAGCTCGAGGAGTACAACGGGAACCTCGAGCGCGCCGCGGTCGAGCTGGCGCGCGACTGGCGGACCGACCGGGCGCTGCGGCGGTTGGAAGCCCTGCTGGTCGTGGCCTCCGGCACGCGCTCGTTCCTGCTGTCCGGAACGGGGGACCTCATCGAGCCGGACGACGGGCTCGTGGCGGTCGGATCGGGCGGCCCGTGCGCCCTGGCGGCGGCCCGGGCGCTGGCGCGCCGGACCGAGCTGGGGGCGCGCGACATCGTCGAGGAATCCCTGAAGATCGCCTCGGAGATCGACATCTTCACCAACGACCGGCTCGTCGTGG
Coding sequences within it:
- the hslV gene encoding ATP-dependent protease subunit HslV encodes the protein MKTRSTTVLCVRHRGKVAMGADGQVTLGSTVMKHGARKIRRLYKDSIIAGFAGAAADGFALFTRFEAKLEEYNGNLERAAVELARDWRTDRALRRLEALLVVASGTRSFLLSGTGDLIEPDDGLVAVGSGGPCALAAARALARRTELGARDIVEESLKIASEIDIFTNDRLVVEEL